DNA sequence from the bacterium genome:
AATGGCACGTAGAGATCACCCGCCTGAAAGGTTCTTTGCAGCGAAACCGGATTGGTCTTAAACGACACCAGCTGCCTTCCCTCATAAGGGGTGGAACGGAACTTGACATCCGTGAAACGGTAGGTCTCCACTTGCACATGGACAGTCTGTTTGAGACGAACGTAAGAGATACCATGGCTGTCCAGCACCTGAACTACATTCTGCCATGCGGCCGGAACCAGATACCCCAATGGGGGTGAAACAAGAACCGAGGGTTCCACCCTATCCAGATACAGGCTGGGCGTATTTTTTATCTCCTGGGAATAGATGGGATATTCCTCTCCGCTGATCTCCCCTTTTACATAGCGCACATGATAACCGCGATAGACCATGCTGTCCCCTTTGTCCTTGAGCGTACGAAAAGCCAAAGGAAAGGATGGCTGAGGATCGTAGGTTTTACCCAATCCAGTGGACCAACGATCGCCCTGCGCCACAGCTTTCATCAGCTCATCTGCATCATCGGCGATCAGATCCAACCCCATCAACAGCAGATCACGCGTAGCCTCCACGCGTTGTTTGTACGGTTTGAGGGAATGGGCTTCGATGAGAAAGCCGGCCCGGTTCATCAGAGTTGCAAAGCTGTTGGACAGCATCGGTCGCCACACGCCGCCCATCATGCCTTTGGCCGGATCCCGTTCATCCACCAATCCGGCGTAGGGGCCGATGACCAGTCCCTCCTGTTCTGCACGACGCAGCAGCCGGTGCAGGAAACGATCAGCCGCCCAGCGAGAGATCGGACCACCGTAATCCGGATGAGTGTCTATGTAATAGTTCAATACATACTGAAAATCCTGGCCATCGGTGGTGTGACAGTCGTAGAAGAAATGAGGATTCCACG
Encoded proteins:
- a CDS encoding M14 family metallopeptidase — its product is MYYWSRLAQSSPAARWLEFGVSPEGRSLRMLVISQDRCFTPEKARRTGKPVVLIQGCIHPGESEGNDAGMLIARDLLVDKRHAKLIDRLILLFVPIFNVDGHERYSWNSRINQNGPAETGWRVTATRLNLNRDFVKADAPEMRAWLAMYHAWNPHFFYDCHTTDGQDFQYVLNYYIDTHPDYGGPISRWAADRFLHRLLRRAEQEGLVIGPYAGLVDERDPAKGMMGGVWRPMLSNSFATLMNRAGFLIEAHSLKPYKQRVEATRDLLLMGLDLIADDADELMKAVAQGDRWSTGLGKTYDPQPSFPLAFRTLKDKGDSMVYRGYHVRYVKGEISGEEYPIYSQEIKNTPSLYLDRVEPSVLVSPPLGYLVPAAWQNVVQVLDSHGISYVRLKQTVHVQVETYRFTDVKFRSTPYEGRQLVSFKTNPVSLQRTFQAGDLYVPLNNYKSRLIMYLLEPASTDALICWGFFNTIFEDREYFEEYVMEPLAQTMLKSQPAIKKEFNERLATDSSFAASPRQRLYFFYERSPFFDAEKNLYPIARVIRRQEAAIF